One Oryza glaberrima chromosome 10, OglaRS2, whole genome shotgun sequence DNA segment encodes these proteins:
- the LOC127785582 gene encoding BTB/POZ and MATH domain-containing protein 1-like — translation MSSSAAGNSSRSASTSTIVADTATGYHLLKIDGYSRTKGTPIGTAIASSQFVVGGHRWRIYYYPNGDHTDNADYMSFYLLLDEKKNTKTKSVKVRTLFQICFADQFIKREDFEKSKDLRDDSFTIRCDIAIVREFLVETTEVLPPKSFVSVPPSDMNLQLGELLETEKGADVVFEVAGERFAAHRCVLAARSPVLGAELYGLMKEGNAAVVVRVEDMEARVFKLLLRFVYTDSLPEMKKTDEAVMCQHLLVAADRYNLERLKLICEEKLCNHISTGTVSNMLLLADQHRCAGLQKACCNFLGSSANLSPVSRGCLSVMKVLVSGCWCLH, via the exons ATGtcctcttccgccgccggcAACTCGTCGCGGtcggcctccacctccaccatcgTAGCTGACACGGCGACCGGGTATCACCTCCTCAAGATCGACGGCTACTCGCGCACCAAGGGCACCCCCATTGGCACGGCCATCGCATCCAGCCAGttcgtcgtcggcggccaccGCTGGCGCATCTATTACTATCCCAACGGGGACCACACCGATAATGCAGATTACATGTCGTTTTACCTCTTGCTCGACGAAAAGAAAAACACCAAGACCAAGAGCGTGAAGGTGCGGACGCTGTTTCAGATTTGTTTCGCAGACCAG TTCATCAAAAGGGAAGATTTCGAGAAGTCCAAGGATCTCCGAGACGACTCTTTCACAATCCGGTGCGACATTGCCATCGTCCGCGAGTTCCTTGTTGAGACGACCGAGGTGCTCCCGCCCAAATCGTTCGTATCGGTGCCCCCATCCGACATGAACCTGCAGCTCGGCGAGCTGCTGGAGACCGAGAAGGGCGCCGACGTGGTGttcgaggtcgccggcgagagGTTCGCCGCGCACCGGTGCGTGCtcgcggcgcggtcgccggtCTTAGGCGCGGAGCTCTACGGCCTGATGAAGGAGGGCAACGCCGCCGTGGTCGTGCGCGTCGAGGACATGGAGGCGCGGGTGTTCAAGCTGCTGCTCCGCTTCGTGTACACTGACTCGTtgccggagatgaagaagaCGGACGAAGCCGTCATGTGCCAGCATCTGCTCGTCGCGGCGGATCGGTACAACCTGGAGAGGCTGAAGCTGATCTGCGAGGAGAAGCTGTGCAACCACATTAGCACGGGCACGGTGTCGAACATGCTGCTGCTGGCTGATCAGCACCGCTGCGCCGGGCTGCAGAAAGCGTGCTGCAATTTTCTCGGCTCATCGGCGAACCTGAGTCCTGTCAGCAGGGGCTGCCTCTCTGTTATGAAAGTGCTGGTGTCAGGATGCTGGTGCCTCCACTGA